A stretch of the Saprospiraceae bacterium genome encodes the following:
- the gyrB gene encoding DNA topoisomerase (ATP-hydrolyzing) subunit B — protein sequence MTQKGSDYSASSIQALEGLEAVRRRPGMYIGSTDVKGLHHLVWEVIDNSIDEHLAGHCSHILVNILPDNSIRVEDNGRGIPVDMHEKLKKSALEVVMTVLHAGGKFDKDSYKVSGGLHGVGVSCVNALSAYLRVEVRREGKVYMQEYERGKPKESVREIGETNSRGTTVIFRPDEEIFETLIYSFDTLAQRIRELSFLNNGLTIYLKDEREGQQREEKFFSEGGLREFVQFLDQGRPPLTENPIYVTGKEENVEVEIAMQYNTGFQENVLSYVNNIYTREGGTHLSGYRRALARVFKQYGDSNGFFSKLKMEISGEDFREGLTAVVSVKVPEPQFKGQTKGELGNSEVVGVVSRIVGDALMAFLEQNPKEARRIIDKVILAATARHAARKAREMVQRKNVLTGGGLPGKLADCSSRSAEESELFLVEGDSAGGTAKQGRNRNFQAILPLRGKILNVEKALEYKIYENEEIKNMFTALGVHIIEDEDGQRKLNIDKLRYHKVVIMCDADVDGSHITTLILTFFYRYMVELIQNGHLFIARPPLYLVKKGKEAKYAWNEKERIAIVEELGKGKEDSVHIQRYKGLGEMNAEQLWETTMDPARRILSRVDIEDASNASYYFSILMGEDVPPRRDFIEKHAVYANIDI from the coding sequence ATGACTCAAAAAGGCAGTGATTACAGCGCATCGAGTATACAGGCATTAGAAGGATTAGAAGCTGTACGAAGACGTCCTGGAATGTACATCGGAAGTACCGATGTGAAAGGCTTACACCATTTAGTTTGGGAGGTAATTGATAACTCGATCGATGAGCACCTCGCAGGTCATTGCAGTCATATTCTTGTTAATATCCTACCAGATAATTCCATCCGTGTTGAAGACAATGGACGGGGAATTCCGGTTGATATGCATGAGAAACTCAAGAAATCAGCTCTTGAGGTAGTTATGACCGTATTGCATGCGGGCGGTAAATTTGATAAAGATTCCTATAAAGTTTCAGGTGGTTTGCACGGAGTAGGCGTTTCGTGTGTGAATGCCCTGTCCGCCTACCTTCGGGTGGAAGTTCGCCGGGAAGGGAAGGTGTATATGCAGGAGTATGAGCGAGGAAAGCCAAAAGAATCGGTTCGTGAAATCGGTGAAACAAATTCCAGGGGGACGACGGTAATTTTCAGACCGGATGAAGAAATTTTCGAAACCCTGATTTATAGTTTTGATACACTGGCTCAAAGAATCCGGGAACTCTCTTTTTTAAATAATGGCCTGACAATTTATTTAAAAGACGAACGGGAAGGGCAGCAACGTGAAGAGAAATTCTTTTCAGAAGGGGGTCTCAGAGAGTTTGTTCAGTTTTTAGATCAGGGACGGCCTCCATTAACAGAAAATCCAATTTATGTAACCGGAAAGGAAGAAAATGTTGAAGTGGAAATTGCGATGCAATACAATACCGGTTTTCAGGAAAATGTATTGTCCTATGTAAATAATATTTATACCCGGGAAGGAGGAACCCACCTTAGTGGTTATCGCCGGGCACTAGCACGTGTTTTTAAGCAATATGGGGATTCCAATGGATTTTTCAGTAAGTTGAAAATGGAAATCAGTGGGGAAGACTTTCGGGAAGGATTGACAGCTGTAGTATCTGTCAAAGTTCCGGAACCCCAGTTTAAAGGGCAGACTAAAGGAGAATTGGGTAATTCTGAAGTGGTTGGCGTGGTTTCACGAATTGTCGGAGATGCCCTGATGGCATTTCTTGAACAAAACCCAAAAGAAGCACGCCGTATTATTGATAAAGTCATCTTAGCTGCAACTGCCAGACATGCTGCTCGCAAAGCACGTGAAATGGTTCAGCGGAAAAATGTATTAACCGGAGGCGGACTTCCCGGAAAATTGGCAGACTGTTCGTCGCGTTCTGCAGAAGAATCTGAGTTGTTTTTAGTTGAGGGAGATAGTGCGGGTGGAACAGCTAAACAAGGGCGTAACAGAAATTTTCAAGCCATCCTTCCTTTGCGTGGTAAAATTCTGAATGTTGAAAAAGCATTGGAGTATAAAATATATGAAAACGAAGAAATCAAGAATATGTTTACTGCATTGGGCGTCCACATCATTGAAGATGAAGACGGTCAGCGCAAATTAAATATTGATAAACTTCGTTACCACAAAGTAGTGATCATGTGCGACGCGGACGTGGATGGTTCGCATATTACAACACTGATTCTTACATTCTTTTACAGGTACATGGTTGAATTAATTCAGAATGGACATTTATTTATTGCACGACCTCCTTTGTATTTAGTAAAGAAAGGAAAAGAAGCAAAATATGCCTGGAATGAAAAAGAGCGCATAGCCATTGTTGAAGAATTGGGCAAAGGAAAAGAAGACAGTGTGCACATTCAACGATATAAAGGTTTGGGTGAAATGAACGCCGAACAATTATGGGAAACTACCATGGATCCTGCACGAAGAATCTTAAGCCGGGTAGATATTGAAGATGCATCCAATGCAAGTTATTATTTTTCAATTTTAATGGGAGAAGATGTTCCGCCCCGCAGGGATTTTATAGAAAAACATGCGGTATATGCGAATATTGATATCTAG
- a CDS encoding tetratricopeptide repeat protein, which produces MRMFLLFFVLFLNSGLQAQDPRLAQQYFNDGEYEKAASLYQSMYQKNPGNDNFFSRYLDCLMLLKRYEECENIVRTEINKRPKEVSLYATYGNLLINRNQPEKAEKQFNEAIDKLGPDVSVIHRLANVFIQNARYDLAIKTYEKGEKILKPQAYFTYNLADLYRRKGDIETMVRYLLDGIENNSVQLMSVQSLLIAYLSPEQYQILTEQIYQRLEKNPEAIPEAELLQWALTQMKEYAGALRQAKALDRKLKENGTRVYNLAMAAAVDNDLRTAIDGFNYIKEAGPSGSYYHDANRQVLACRRRMIVDQNDYKTQDLLSLETDYQNYKNEFGSNYLSASLLIEYAELEARYLNNLPKAISILLEVVNSNYIEMHLKAQAKLDLADYYLISGERWEASLLYSQVDKDFKEDELGEMARFRNARLSYFAGDFSWAQEQFSILKRATSKLISNDAIDLSVFIQDNLNQDTTGESLMLYSQAELKVFQNQYDSALVKLNQIPFTDPDSKYLEDDVWFLEARIYNHQKKTELAIQKYELILEKHKEEIRADNSLYELAKIYDYQLNNKEKSKELYEKLFVDFSNSVLAVEARKRYRILRGDKVQ; this is translated from the coding sequence ATGCGCATGTTTCTTTTGTTTTTTGTTTTGTTTTTGAATTCGGGATTGCAGGCCCAGGATCCGCGTCTTGCTCAACAGTATTTTAATGATGGTGAATATGAAAAAGCGGCTAGCCTGTATCAATCCATGTACCAAAAAAATCCAGGAAATGACAATTTTTTCAGTCGATATCTGGATTGCCTGATGCTATTGAAACGCTATGAAGAATGCGAGAACATTGTTCGCACAGAAATAAATAAGAGACCCAAAGAGGTGAGTTTATATGCTACTTATGGGAATCTGTTAATCAATCGAAATCAACCGGAGAAAGCTGAAAAACAATTTAATGAGGCCATCGATAAATTGGGACCGGATGTGTCGGTAATCCACCGGCTTGCAAATGTGTTCATCCAGAATGCGCGATACGACCTGGCAATTAAGACCTATGAAAAAGGTGAGAAAATTTTAAAACCCCAGGCTTATTTTACCTACAATCTTGCAGATTTGTATCGGAGGAAAGGAGATATCGAAACCATGGTTCGGTATTTATTGGATGGGATCGAAAACAATTCGGTTCAGCTCATGAGCGTCCAGAGTTTATTGATTGCCTATTTAAGTCCGGAACAGTACCAAATTCTGACGGAACAAATTTATCAACGACTTGAAAAAAATCCAGAAGCCATTCCTGAAGCTGAGTTGCTTCAATGGGCTCTAACTCAGATGAAGGAATATGCCGGAGCATTGCGTCAGGCAAAAGCATTGGATCGAAAACTTAAAGAAAATGGAACCCGTGTTTACAATTTGGCGATGGCCGCAGCGGTTGATAATGATTTGCGGACAGCAATCGATGGTTTTAATTACATTAAGGAAGCCGGACCTTCGGGTTCATATTATCACGATGCCAATCGCCAGGTCCTGGCATGCAGACGGCGCATGATTGTAGATCAGAATGATTATAAAACCCAGGATTTGTTATCGCTCGAAACGGATTATCAGAATTATAAAAATGAATTTGGCAGCAATTATTTATCTGCATCCTTATTGATAGAATATGCTGAATTGGAAGCTCGCTATTTAAACAATTTGCCAAAAGCAATCAGTATTCTATTGGAAGTTGTCAACAGCAATTATATTGAAATGCATTTAAAAGCGCAAGCCAAATTGGATTTAGCTGATTATTATTTGATCAGTGGGGAGCGATGGGAAGCCAGTTTATTGTATTCACAAGTGGACAAAGATTTTAAGGAAGACGAGTTGGGTGAAATGGCCCGGTTCCGAAATGCACGACTCTCGTATTTCGCTGGAGATTTTAGTTGGGCACAGGAACAGTTTAGTATTTTAAAGCGTGCTACCAGTAAACTGATTTCAAACGATGCCATTGATTTATCCGTATTTATCCAGGATAATTTAAACCAGGATACCACCGGTGAATCCTTAATGTTGTATTCACAAGCAGAACTCAAAGTATTTCAAAATCAATACGATTCTGCCCTTGTTAAATTAAATCAAATCCCCTTCACCGATCCGGATTCAAAATATCTGGAAGATGATGTTTGGTTTTTGGAAGCGCGTATTTATAATCATCAGAAAAAAACCGAATTAGCTATTCAGAAATACGAGCTGATTCTTGAAAAACATAAAGAAGAAATACGTGCTGACAATTCCCTCTATGAACTTGCAAAAATTTACGACTACCAGCTCAACAATAAAGAAAAATCCAAAGAGCTTTACGAAAAATTATTTGTGGATTTTAGCAACTCCGTTTTAGCTGTAGAAGCTCGCAAACGTTATCGGATATTGCGTGGGGATAAGGTACAATAA
- a CDS encoding DUF937 domain-containing protein: protein MDLMQLLQEQLSGNVLTQVSEQIGASEEQTAQAAGGIFASLVGGLANNAASPSGLSALSAALDRDHDGSVLDDIMGLVGGMAQGASPATNGLGILNHILGGKQEQVAQQVSQSSGLNMGQIMKLMPILAPIVMGLIGKLRNSNTTQGQGAGGGLFDLASILMGSAQSAQGGGFGDLIGTVLGGVLGGSQSAPQEQQTAQSQAPQAGGLFGKLLGSIFKGR from the coding sequence ATGGATCTGATGCAACTGCTTCAAGAGCAATTAAGTGGAAATGTATTGACACAAGTAAGTGAGCAAATTGGTGCCAGCGAAGAGCAAACGGCTCAGGCTGCTGGAGGTATTTTTGCTTCTTTGGTAGGTGGTTTGGCAAACAATGCAGCCAGCCCTTCTGGATTATCTGCATTATCAGCTGCATTGGATCGGGATCATGACGGTTCGGTTTTGGATGATATCATGGGATTGGTAGGCGGTATGGCGCAAGGTGCATCGCCTGCAACCAATGGTTTAGGCATCTTAAATCATATTTTAGGAGGAAAACAAGAACAAGTCGCTCAACAAGTCAGTCAGAGTTCCGGGTTGAATATGGGGCAAATCATGAAGTTAATGCCCATTTTGGCACCCATTGTCATGGGATTGATTGGGAAGTTGCGCAATTCAAATACAACACAGGGACAAGGTGCTGGAGGAGGTTTATTTGATCTTGCTTCTATTTTGATGGGATCAGCACAATCTGCACAGGGTGGCGGATTTGGAGATTTGATCGGCACCGTATTGGGTGGCGTGCTAGGAGGTTCACAATCCGCTCCTCAGGAACAACAAACTGCTCAATCACAAGCTCCTCAGGCTGGTGGCTTATTTGGTAAATTACTCGGAAGTATTTTTAAAGGAAGATAA
- a CDS encoding Omp28-related outer membrane protein, protein MKKILFILISISVLLSCSDWEVEIPLNNNTTPPEKTKRVVLIEEFTGASCVNCPKGIAQTTAIRNAYPDNVVVVAVHSNFLGAPATAGQVNLRTPDAQAIEAFLGSWFSKPEAAFNRKYDDANQTYRYGSPDSWRGIVEEELKKDPMVELIIDKSFNETTRELKVTLKVKGLVAISKPLHIHCGITESEIIADQLDNTGKLIDFVHNHALRKMLSPIPGDKIADGIAVNQALEQEYNFTLPIDNILWKPEHCEIFAYVSLDETEKYILQAAEVKLK, encoded by the coding sequence ATGAAAAAAATACTTTTCATTTTAATTTCTATTTCAGTTCTCCTTTCTTGTTCGGATTGGGAAGTCGAAATCCCATTAAATAACAACACGACCCCACCTGAAAAAACGAAACGCGTGGTGTTGATTGAAGAATTTACAGGCGCTTCCTGTGTAAATTGTCCAAAAGGAATTGCTCAAACCACTGCGATCCGCAATGCGTATCCCGACAATGTAGTCGTGGTGGCAGTGCATTCCAATTTTCTAGGCGCTCCTGCCACTGCCGGTCAGGTAAATTTAAGAACTCCCGATGCACAAGCCATTGAAGCCTTTTTAGGCAGCTGGTTTTCAAAACCAGAAGCTGCTTTCAACCGAAAATACGATGATGCCAATCAAACCTACCGATATGGTTCACCAGATAGTTGGCGAGGCATCGTAGAAGAGGAATTGAAGAAAGATCCAATGGTCGAATTGATTATAGATAAAAGCTTTAATGAAACCACCCGAGAATTAAAAGTAACATTAAAAGTAAAAGGTCTAGTTGCAATTTCTAAACCATTGCACATCCATTGTGGCATTACAGAATCCGAAATCATTGCGGATCAATTAGATAATACCGGCAAATTAATTGACTTTGTACACAACCATGCTTTGCGTAAAATGCTATCCCCAATTCCTGGTGATAAAATTGCTGATGGAATCGCCGTGAATCAAGCTTTAGAGCAAGAATACAACTTTACTTTACCCATAGACAACATCCTTTGGAAACCAGAACATTGTGAGATTTTTGCCTACGTTTCATTGGATGAAACTGAAAAATACATTCTCCAGGCTGCTGAAGTTAAATTGAAATAA
- a CDS encoding TlpA family protein disulfide reductase — protein sequence MKTFSAFGLILSFALLSFTIGDKKFPTANLKSLDGKAVNLNASFAKNKLTVISFWATWCSPCKKELDAIKPLYPEWQKMGVEVVAVTIDDAQALNKVKPLVSQKAWDYTILSDANKDMLRNLNFQSIPQTFVVDASGTILYTHNGYTPGDEYELENKLKSFLK from the coding sequence ATGAAAACCTTTTCAGCCTTTGGCCTCATCTTGAGTTTTGCACTTTTATCCTTTACAATTGGCGATAAGAAATTTCCTACTGCCAATTTGAAATCCCTGGATGGAAAAGCAGTAAACCTAAATGCGAGCTTTGCAAAAAATAAATTGACCGTTATCAGTTTTTGGGCAACCTGGTGTTCCCCATGTAAAAAAGAACTGGATGCAATCAAACCACTTTACCCTGAATGGCAGAAAATGGGTGTAGAAGTTGTGGCTGTAACGATCGATGACGCACAGGCCTTAAACAAGGTGAAACCATTGGTTAGTCAAAAAGCATGGGATTATACGATACTTTCAGATGCAAATAAAGACATGCTCCGCAATTTAAATTTTCAATCCATTCCGCAAACATTTGTAGTAGATGCAAGCGGCACGATCCTTTATACACACAATGGGTATACCCCCGGAGATGAATATGAACTCGAGAACAAACTCAAGTCATTTTTGAAGTAA
- a CDS encoding glycine--tRNA ligase encodes MDDLFKKLVSHCKEYGFIYPSSEIYDGLSAVYDYAPNGVELKNNIKAYWWKSMVQMHQHIVGLDAAIFMHPKTWKASGHVDAFNDPLVDNKDSKKRYRADQLIENYLDKLDEKINKEVEKAQKRFGESFDEKLYRGTNPRIQEIKTKWNQVNDRLVQSMASNDMAGLKQLIEDCEIADPDSGSRNWTEVRQFNLMFNTQLGNIAGEEGKLYLRPETAQGIFVNFLNVQKTSRLKIPFGIAQIGKAFRNEIVARQFIFRMREFEQMEMQFFVKPGEEMQWYEYWKSKRMAWHLALGTPANKLKFHNHENLAHYANAAVDIQFDFPFGFKELEGIHSRTDFDLKSHQELSGKKLQYFDPESNENYIPYVVETSIGCDRMFLAMLSNAYTEESVPDAEGDASTRVVLKLHPAIAPVKCAILPLLKNKPELVDKAKAIFEDLKFAFLCQYDDKDAIGRRYRRQDAIGTPFCVTIDFESLENDTVTIRNRDSLKQERVSIAAIEKIIADKISWKTLFEN; translated from the coding sequence GTGGACGATTTATTTAAAAAGCTGGTCTCTCATTGCAAAGAATACGGATTCATTTATCCATCATCTGAAATTTATGATGGCTTAAGCGCTGTATATGATTATGCACCCAATGGCGTTGAATTAAAAAATAATATTAAAGCGTATTGGTGGAAAAGCATGGTGCAAATGCATCAACACATTGTAGGTCTGGATGCAGCCATTTTTATGCACCCTAAAACCTGGAAAGCCTCCGGTCACGTCGATGCATTTAATGATCCTTTAGTTGATAATAAGGATTCAAAAAAAAGGTACCGCGCCGATCAGTTGATCGAAAATTATCTTGATAAACTGGACGAAAAAATTAATAAGGAAGTTGAAAAAGCGCAGAAGCGTTTTGGAGAAAGTTTCGATGAAAAATTATACCGTGGAACCAATCCAAGGATTCAGGAAATAAAGACGAAATGGAATCAAGTCAATGATCGATTGGTCCAGTCTATGGCTTCAAACGACATGGCCGGACTCAAACAACTGATAGAAGATTGTGAAATAGCAGATCCTGATTCTGGTTCAAGAAATTGGACGGAAGTCCGTCAGTTTAATCTGATGTTTAATACCCAATTAGGAAACATTGCAGGAGAAGAAGGCAAACTCTATTTACGACCGGAAACGGCTCAGGGTATTTTTGTAAATTTTTTAAATGTTCAAAAAACCAGTCGTTTAAAAATTCCATTTGGCATTGCGCAAATTGGAAAGGCATTTAGAAATGAAATCGTAGCGCGCCAATTTATTTTCCGGATGCGAGAATTCGAACAAATGGAAATGCAGTTTTTTGTCAAGCCGGGAGAAGAAATGCAATGGTACGAATATTGGAAATCCAAGCGCATGGCCTGGCATTTGGCATTGGGTACACCTGCAAATAAACTGAAGTTTCATAACCATGAAAATTTAGCTCATTATGCAAATGCAGCCGTTGATATCCAGTTTGATTTTCCATTTGGATTTAAGGAACTGGAAGGAATTCATTCGCGTACAGATTTTGATTTAAAAAGTCACCAGGAATTATCAGGCAAGAAATTGCAGTATTTTGATCCGGAATCAAATGAAAATTACATTCCCTATGTTGTTGAAACTTCTATAGGATGTGACCGGATGTTTTTAGCTATGTTGAGTAATGCGTATACTGAAGAATCCGTACCGGATGCTGAAGGCGATGCTTCTACGCGGGTAGTATTAAAATTGCATCCCGCCATTGCTCCGGTTAAATGCGCCATTTTGCCCTTGTTAAAAAATAAACCTGAATTGGTAGACAAAGCAAAAGCAATTTTTGAAGACTTAAAATTTGCTTTTTTATGCCAATACGATGACAAAGATGCAATTGGCAGACGCTATCGACGCCAGGATGCCATTGGAACCCCTTTTTGTGTTACGATTGATTTTGAAAGTTTGGAAAACGATACAGTTACCATTCGGAATCGGGATAGTTTGAAACAAGAGCGCGTATCCATAGCTGCGATTGAGAAAATAATTGCAGACAAAATTTCCTGGAAGACTTTATTTGAAAATTAG
- the uvrA gene encoding excinuclease ABC subunit UvrA, with protein MDFNYDQEFIDIIGASEHNLKDVSVKIPRNQLVVITGISGSGKSSLAFDTIYAEGQRRYMETFSHYARQFIGNIERPQVEKIDGLSPVISIEQKTTGWNPRSTVGTITEVYDLFRLLYARAADAYSHATGNKMVRYSEDQMLELIQKQFVHKQISILAPLVRSRKGHYRELFDQIRKQGFNKVRVDGVIQELKPGLQVDRFKIHDIEVLIDRIQVNPEKSERLSYSIQTALKIGQDVLFILVQDENKLIPFSKRLMDVESGLSYDEPSPNSFSFNSPYGACPECKGLGVMHSVDMDKVIPDDSKTIHEGGIVPLGEVRENYLFKQLKQIADRHKFSFSTPVKKIPKKVLDTILFGGDDSYPAPTENVWFEGSYHLAFEGLTNMLKRWYRDTSSEKIRQFAEDFMVVTDCEVCKGSRLKQESLYFKIDERNISELAQMDISDLDNWLKNLEDRLSGKQKIIAKDILKEIKARIGFLLYVGLDYLNLNRSAISLSGGESQRTRLATQIGSQLTGITYILDEPSIGLHQRDNHRLIKSLRELSDIGNTVLVVEHDKDIMMASDYIIDLGPGAGVHGGVLVAEGSPEEFIKKNSLTAEYLSGRKNIAIPEKRRKGNGNYVVLYGACGHNLKNLSIKFPLGCFICVTGVSGSGKSSLINETLYPILRAHFYKSLQRPLQYEKIEGLEFLDKVIEIDQEPIGRTPRSNPATYTGVFTEIRNLFTGLPEAKIRGYKPGRFSFNVKGGRCEVCEGGGMKVIEMNFLPDVYVHCESCNGKRYNRETLEILYKGKSIGDVLDMTVEEATVFFEHVPAIYRKLKTLCDVGLTYITLGQQATTLSGGEAQRVKLSEELSKRDTGQTLYILDEPTTGLHFEDIQHLILVLQKLVDRGNTVMVIEHNLDVIKVADYVLDLGPDGGKYGGNIVAFGTPEQLTTVKESYTGQFLKTELAELLS; from the coding sequence ATGGACTTCAATTACGATCAGGAATTTATAGATATTATAGGTGCATCAGAACACAATCTGAAGGACGTGTCTGTAAAAATTCCACGCAACCAGTTAGTTGTGATTACTGGAATTTCAGGTAGTGGAAAATCCTCTTTGGCATTCGATACAATTTATGCTGAAGGACAAAGACGTTATATGGAAACATTCTCCCATTATGCACGACAGTTTATTGGAAATATCGAAAGACCTCAGGTTGAAAAAATTGATGGATTAAGTCCGGTGATTTCTATCGAACAAAAAACAACCGGTTGGAATCCACGATCAACTGTTGGGACCATTACCGAAGTATATGATTTATTTCGTTTACTCTATGCCCGCGCAGCGGATGCGTATTCTCATGCTACGGGTAACAAGATGGTTCGCTATTCTGAAGATCAAATGTTGGAGTTAATCCAAAAACAGTTTGTCCATAAACAAATAAGCATTCTTGCACCTTTGGTGCGTTCCAGAAAAGGTCATTACCGTGAGTTGTTTGATCAAATTCGGAAGCAAGGATTTAATAAAGTACGAGTAGATGGTGTTATTCAGGAATTAAAACCTGGATTGCAAGTGGATCGTTTTAAAATTCACGACATTGAGGTATTGATTGACCGGATCCAGGTTAATCCTGAAAAATCGGAACGACTGAGTTATAGCATTCAGACTGCATTAAAAATTGGTCAGGATGTTTTGTTTATACTTGTTCAAGATGAAAACAAATTAATACCATTCAGCAAGCGATTGATGGATGTGGAATCAGGTTTGTCTTATGATGAACCTTCACCCAATAGCTTTTCTTTTAATTCACCTTATGGCGCTTGTCCTGAGTGTAAAGGCTTAGGAGTTATGCATTCGGTAGATATGGACAAAGTGATTCCGGATGATTCTAAAACAATTCATGAAGGGGGCATTGTGCCTTTGGGTGAAGTTCGGGAAAATTATTTGTTTAAGCAGTTAAAGCAGATTGCGGACCGTCATAAATTTTCGTTTTCAACACCTGTAAAGAAAATACCTAAGAAAGTTCTGGATACCATTTTATTTGGAGGGGATGATTCCTATCCGGCGCCAACAGAAAATGTTTGGTTTGAAGGATCATACCATTTGGCTTTTGAAGGCTTGACAAACATGCTGAAACGTTGGTATCGTGACACCAGTTCGGAGAAAATTCGGCAATTTGCTGAAGACTTTATGGTTGTTACCGATTGTGAAGTATGTAAAGGAAGCAGATTAAAACAAGAGAGCCTTTACTTTAAAATTGACGAGCGAAATATTTCTGAATTAGCACAAATGGATATTTCGGATTTGGATAATTGGTTAAAAAATTTGGAAGATCGATTGTCAGGAAAACAAAAAATTATTGCGAAAGATATTCTAAAAGAAATAAAAGCCCGCATCGGATTTTTATTATACGTTGGATTGGATTATTTGAATTTAAATCGATCCGCCATCAGTTTGTCAGGAGGTGAATCGCAACGCACGCGATTAGCAACACAAATTGGTTCGCAATTGACTGGCATCACCTATATCTTGGATGAACCTTCTATTGGTTTGCATCAACGGGATAACCACCGATTGATAAAATCATTGCGTGAGCTTTCTGATATTGGAAATACCGTGTTGGTAGTTGAGCACGACAAGGATATTATGATGGCCTCTGATTATATTATTGATCTCGGACCCGGCGCAGGTGTTCATGGAGGTGTATTGGTTGCCGAAGGAAGTCCTGAAGAGTTTATAAAAAAGAATTCTTTGACGGCGGAATATTTATCAGGTCGAAAAAATATTGCCATTCCTGAAAAAAGACGCAAGGGAAATGGAAACTATGTGGTTTTATATGGAGCGTGTGGACACAATTTAAAAAACCTGAGCATTAAATTTCCATTGGGATGTTTTATATGTGTAACCGGAGTTTCCGGAAGTGGAAAATCCAGTTTGATAAATGAAACCCTGTATCCGATTTTAAGGGCGCATTTTTATAAGAGTTTGCAGCGCCCATTGCAATATGAGAAAATTGAAGGACTTGAATTTTTAGATAAAGTAATTGAAATTGATCAGGAACCCATTGGCAGAACTCCACGTTCGAATCCAGCAACCTATACCGGAGTTTTTACAGAGATTAGAAATTTATTTACCGGTTTACCTGAAGCAAAAATCAGGGGTTATAAACCAGGCCGTTTTTCATTTAATGTAAAAGGCGGTCGTTGTGAAGTTTGTGAGGGTGGTGGAATGAAAGTAATAGAAATGAATTTTTTACCGGATGTATATGTACACTGCGAATCTTGCAATGGAAAGCGATACAACCGGGAAACATTGGAGATTTTATATAAAGGCAAATCCATCGGAGATGTTCTGGATATGACGGTTGAAGAGGCAACAGTATTTTTTGAACATGTTCCGGCAATTTATAGAAAATTAAAAACCCTTTGTGATGTAGGATTAACGTATATCACGTTAGGACAACAGGCTACAACACTTTCAGGTGGTGAAGCGCAACGGGTAAAACTATCGGAAGAATTATCTAAACGCGATACGGGACAAACCTTATATATTCTTGACGAACCAACTACCGGATTGCATTTTGAAGACATCCAACACCTAATTCTTGTTTTACAAAAACTGGTAGATCGGGGCAACACTGTTATGGTGATTGAGCACAATCTGGATGTGATAAAAGTTGCAGACTATGTATTGGATTTAGGTCCTGATGGGGGAAAATACGGTGGCAACATTGTTGCATTTGGTACGCCAGAACAATTGACCACTGTGAAAGAAAGTTATACGGGTCAATTTCTGAAAACTGAACTGGCTGAATTGTTATCTTAA
- a CDS encoding GNAT family N-acetyltransferase, whose protein sequence is MEIIYTDQDRPTTEEIIDLYLSAGLKRPVEDTERIARMYANSNLIVTARMNGQLIGVSRALTDHGFCCYLSDLAVRKEFQSAGIGKQLVSMTKKIVGDQCMLLLLAAANAIEYYPKIGMDAVDNGFIIKRSI, encoded by the coding sequence ATGGAAATAATTTACACGGATCAAGACCGCCCCACAACGGAAGAAATTATTGATTTGTATTTAAGCGCTGGACTTAAACGGCCTGTAGAAGATACCGAACGTATTGCAAGGATGTATGCAAATTCAAATTTGATTGTTACGGCGCGGATGAATGGACAACTTATAGGAGTATCCCGAGCCTTAACAGATCATGGGTTTTGTTGTTATCTTTCAGATCTTGCAGTCCGCAAGGAATTTCAATCTGCCGGAATAGGAAAACAATTGGTGTCCATGACAAAAAAAATTGTTGGAGATCAGTGTATGTTGTTACTTTTGGCTGCAGCAAATGCAATTGAATATTATCCAAAAATTGGAATGGATGCAGTAGATAACGGATTTATAATTAAGCGGAGTATTTAA